The following proteins come from a genomic window of bacterium:
- a CDS encoding HAD-IIIA family hydrolase, whose amino-acid sequence MITYNIVKKLSELEALVLDVDGVLTPGSLEYLDDGNQGKFFDVRDGLGLVALTGLGIQLAIITGKSSELVERRASELRVKDLYQGYSYKVPALDDFLSKRGLKADRVGFVGDDVIDIPAMERCGFSACPANSVFAVRRLAHWTTRASSGQGCLRELAEMIISAKTGCFPPDKFLIDWARELEIR is encoded by the coding sequence ATGATAACATATAATATTGTAAAGAAACTAAGCGAGCTAGAAGCCCTTGTCCTCGATGTCGATGGTGTTCTCACGCCGGGATCATTGGAGTATTTGGACGACGGAAATCAGGGTAAGTTTTTCGATGTTCGTGATGGTCTCGGTCTTGTTGCACTTACTGGACTTGGAATACAGCTCGCGATAATCACCGGTAAGAGTTCCGAGCTAGTGGAGCGAAGAGCATCGGAACTCAGAGTAAAAGACCTCTATCAAGGGTATTCTTATAAGGTGCCGGCGCTCGATGATTTTTTATCGAAACGCGGTCTAAAGGCCGACCGAGTCGGCTTTGTTGGTGATGATGTCATCGATATACCTGCAATGGAGAGGTGTGGTTTTAGCGCTTGTCCAGCTAATTCGGTATTTGCGGTGCGCAGGTTAGCTCATTGGACGACGCGCGCCTCTTCGGGACAAGGATGTCTTCGTGAACTTGCGGAGATGATCATCTCTGCAAAGACTGGTTGTTTTCCACCTGATAAGTTTCTCATCGACTGGGCCCGTGAACTGGAGATTCGTTGA